In Euphorbia lathyris chromosome 10, ddEupLath1.1, whole genome shotgun sequence, a single genomic region encodes these proteins:
- the LOC136209812 gene encoding uncharacterized protein: MARATKILQRCRKAVEDLDLRNLLESEINHERSSPLLGNQSGSVREFLLNQRGSLGEFVAYWDSFKSQDVVLRRHCESGEEVAVSALLDPSRNGLFKVCVKKPGLNSILQFDCGFYANGNTVSQIDIHSVSYLQSIACPNPSAYIFRALHPDLQTALREYLVAKGISESLVNFLHQHLSEKEQGQYLNWLKKLQSLTTEGK; this comes from the exons ATGGCTCGAGCCACCAAAATCCTGCAGCGGTGCCGGAAGGCAGTAGAAGATCTGGACTTGCGCAACCTCTTGGAATCCGAAATCAATCATGAACGCTCTTCTCCATTACTG GGAAATCAAAGTGGGTCTGTTAGAGAATTTTTGTTAAACCAACGTGGGTCTTTGGGAGAATTTGTTGCCTACTGGGATTCATTCAAGTCTCAGGATGTTGTTTTGCGCAGACACTGTGAGTCCGGCGAAGAAGTTGCCGTTTCAGCTTTGTTGGATCCATCTCGAAATGGTTTGTTTAAAGTTTGTGTGAAAAAGCCTGGTTTGAACTCTATCTTGCAGTTTGATTGCGGATTTTATGCCAACGGTAATACTGTGTCCCAAATTGATATCCACAGTGTCTCCTATTTACAATCAATTGCCTGCCCTAATCCTTCCGCCTATATCTTCAG GGCTCTGCACCCCGATCTACAAACAGCGCTCAGGGAATACCTCGTGGCCAAGGGAATCAGTGAAAGCCTTGTGAACTTCCTCCACCAACATCTAAGTGAAAAGGAACAAGGTCAATATTTGAATTGGTTAAAGAAACTTCAGTCTTTGACCACAGAAGGTAAGTGA
- the LOC136209259 gene encoding zeatin O-glucosyltransferase-like, with the protein MNKNNEVIVVIVPFPAQGHLNQLLHLSRLILSYNLPVHFLGTALHNRQARHRLHCWDTSRSIQFHDFEIPSFPSDPPPNPNPNIKFPSQLILTFKASIHLQNPVSTLLHSLSTKARKLVIIHDSLMASVVQEVQFIPNAESYVFQSVSAFTMFFFRWDKMGRPKNDDGVIIPERVPSLEGCFPKEFLDLISSQYEFHKISSGYIYNTSRLIEGPYLDLIQKYNHGKGKHFALGPFNPVSLSSDHDQKKQHLCLEWLDKQAENSVIYVSFGTTTSMNNEQINELAIGLKESNQKFIWVLRDADKGDIFTQENEVVKVGYNENSGLIVRDWVPQLEILGHTSIGGFMSHCGWNSCMESISMGVPIAAWPMHSDQPRNSVLITECLKIGVVVRDWERRDEIVTGKMIQTCVQRLMASDEGFRMRKRASELGHSVRRSVEEGGVSRLEMNSFIAHISS; encoded by the coding sequence ATGAATAAGAATAATGAAGTTATCGTCGTTATAGTTCCTTTTCCAGCTCAAGGCCATCTCAACCAGCTCCTCCATCTCTCCAGACTCATCCTCTCCTACAACCTCCCCGTCCACTTCCTCGGCACCGCCCTCCACAACCGCCAAGCCAGACACCGTCTCCACTGTTGGGACACCTCAAGATCAATCCAATTCCATGACTTCGAAATCCCATCTTTTCCTTCTGATCCACCTCCCAATCCCAATCCCAATATCAAATTCCCTTCTCAATTAATCCTTACTTTTAAAGCTTCAATCCATCTCCAAAACCCTGTTTCAACCCTTCTTCATTCCCTCTCAACCAAAGCAAGAAAGCTTGTTATCATCCATGATTCTTTAATGGCTTCCGTTGTTCAAGAAGTTCAGTTTATACCCAATGCTGAGTCTTACGTTTTCCAGAGTGTTTCAGCTTTTACTATGTTCTTCTTTCGTTGGGATAAAATGGGGAGACCCAAAAACGATGATGGTGTTATAATCCCTGAAAGAGTTCCTTCCCTTGAAGGATGTTTTCCTAAGGAGTTTCTTGATTTGATTTCGTCTCAATATGAGTTTCATAAGATAAGCTCCGGTTATATTTATAATACTAGTAGATTAATTGAAGGTCCTTACTTGGATTTGATCCAGAAATACAACCATGGTAAGGGTAAGCATTTTGCCCTAGGACCTTTCAATCCTGTGAGTTTAAGTAGTGATCATGATCAGAAGAAGCAGCATTTATGCCTAGAATGGCTAGATAAACAAGCAGAAAACTCAGTGATTTATGTCTCATTTGGGACAACAACATCAATGAATAATGAACAAATCAATGAATTAGCAATTGGGTTGAAGGAAAGTAATCAAAAGTTCATCTGGGTGTTGAGAGATGCAGATAAAGGAGACATCTTTACTCAAGAAAATGAAGTAGTAAAAGTTGGGTATAATGAGAATTCAGGATTGATAGTGAGAGATTGGGTACCTCAGTTAGAGATATTAGGGCACACTTCAATTGGGGGATTTATGAGTCATTGTGGATGGAATTCATGTATGGAAAGTATAAGTATGGGAGTTCCAATTGCAGCTTGGCCTATGCATTCAGACCAGCCCAGAAACAGTGTTTTGATAACTGAATGTTTGAAGATTGGTGTTGTGGTTAGAGATTGGGAAAGAAGAGATGAGATTGTGACTGGGAAGATGATTCAAACTTGTGTTCAGAGATTAATGGCTTCTGATGAAGGATTTAGAATGAGGAAGAGAGCTTCTGAATTGGGTCATTCTGTACGTAGATCAGTGGAAGAAGGTGGAGTTTCTCGCTTGGAAATGAATTCTTTCATTGCCCATATTTCTAGTTAA